In a genomic window of Vespula vulgaris chromosome 13, iyVesVulg1.1, whole genome shotgun sequence:
- the LOC127068519 gene encoding uncharacterized protein LOC127068519, translating into MSVENGLIYFEQHFLFSNKFFQYTMGLRPYQCSNDLLFQVCTIIAYVFPTIAHQFYQLAISDVTLESTVKVLQKMLAAVSILWIYTTVYFSFVNVRVIFVVLASLFLIKETFKNVESVLNFQIKEIFSQLKLDYTLMSGKDEFEIMFKYNKGGKMYAYMVTGFFNIYFIATVTPCVLNVFLYHIGTSENVNLTLPIPINNISNPGIIYYTLLIYQIVAMYISVILGSACFSLYLVLVHHACCQLSIIRYAIFSQRFLFYHKYRNMLK; encoded by the exons ATGTCTGTAGAGAATGGTCTAATTTACTTCGAAcaacactttcttttttcgaataaatttttccaatATACTATGGGTTTGCGACCTTATCAATGTTCGAACGATCTCTTGTTTCAAGTGTGTACAATTATTGCTTACGTATTTCCAACGATTGCACACCAA TTTTATCAGCTCGCCATATCAGACGTCACTCTGGAATCAACGGTCAAAGTGTTACAGAAAATGTTAGCTGCTGTATCTATTTTATGGATATACACTACTGTATACTTTAGTTTCGTTAATGTTCGTGTCATATTTGTTGTATTAGCTTCGTTGTTCCTAATAAAGGAAACATTTAAAAACGTAGAAAGTGTATTAAATTTTCagatcaaagaaattttttctcaacTTAAGCTCGATTACACTCTGATGTCCGGTAAAGATGAATTTGAAATTAtgtttaaatacaataaaggGGGTAAAATGTATGCTTATATGGTTACGG gtTTTTTCAACATCTATTTTATTGCAACAGTAACTCCCTGTgttttaaatgttttcttGTATCACATTGGTACTTCAGAGAATGTTAACTTGACTTTACCCATTcccattaataatatttccaatCCAGGGATAATATATTACACCTTACTCATTTATCAAATTGTAGCAATGTATATCTCAGTAATCCTAGGGAGTGCATGTTTTTCATTGTATTTGGTATTAGTGCATCACGCGTGTTGTCAATTAAGCATTATAAGGTATGCGATTTTCTCACAaaggtttcttttttatcataaatatcgTAATATGCTTAAATGA